Proteins found in one uncultured Desulfuromonas sp. genomic segment:
- a CDS encoding methyltransferase domain-containing protein: MEDQQIESVTEIAEFMPNLMICTHAPEYTLNIGAQYRRGNGLYSRVDLTGYGEMFLDRANDYSRESYEIVTLKVGYETEHYDIYLYGNNIFALVVLGTALHMMADYKKTLAAMSRVLKKEGVLV; encoded by the coding sequence GTGGAGGACCAACAGATCGAATCCGTCACAGAAATTGCCGAGTTCATGCCCAATCTTATGATTTGCACCCATGCCCCGGAATATACCCTCAACATCGGTGCCCAGTACCGGCGTGGCAACGGTCTTTATTCCCGAGTGGACCTGACCGGTTATGGAGAGATGTTTTTAGATCGGGCGAATGATTATTCGAGGGAGTCCTACGAAATCGTCACCCTGAAGGTCGGCTACGAAACGGAGCATTACGATATCTATCTGTACGGTAACAATATCTTTGCCCTGGTGGTTCTGGGTACGGCCCTACACATGATGGCCGATTATAAAAAAACGCTGGCCGCAATGTCCCGCGTGTTGAAGAAAGAGGGCGTCCTGGTGTGA